TTCATAATAAACCCCCTTTTCATCCACAAATACCGGATCTGCTTTTCATTTGCTCCTAACCTTTCTTTCAGATAGGCTGGTGCAAAATAAAATTCTCCATTGTGATAAAAAGCGTTAATCGATCCATGGGGCTCGAAGTCGCTATAAAGCTTGTTTCGATTAGCATCAATTTCTTCTAGTGCATTCTGTAGCTCCAGTAAAGGCATGTCCGCTGAATTATTTAACTTATTCATTTCTATATAAAGTTGTTGAAGTGCCTTTAAATCAACTTGAAAACCTTCTTGACGGAATAACTCGTTCAACACATGTCCGGTAAAGACAATGAAAGCATAATGGCGAGATAGTCTCTTTAATACAGCATTATCATTACTAACTTCTAAATACTCCTTTTCATATTCCAAGAATTTATTCAAATACCGCTCCCGGCTACTTTTCCAACGTTTTAGAAACTCTATCCCTATAATTCCGTAGTTATTTTTAACAGATTTATAGAGCTTGTTTAAGAAGTCTGCTTCAACATTTTCAAAAGCAAATTGTGTAATAAGAATTACCCTAGCCGGAACCCCTTGGGCATTTGCATAAGTCACTATTTCATTTTCTCCAGACGTGATCATCAAGGAGCTCCACGAGTCTGTGCGCTGGCTGCCATTTATACTCCCTCTTTGCTTTCCAGTATTATTTACATATTGATAAATCATAGGTTGAATAAATCTTGAATCATTAGCTCCATTTGAATCATCCAATATATGAGGGAATGAATTTAAAAACGTCGAACGTCTTTCTATCGCGACAAGTGTTGTATTAAATGTACCAACATATTTTTCAGGTTCACCCCATACTGAAGCACACATGCGCATAAGACCACTTTTCCCTGTACTTGATGTGCCTGATACATCTACTACTATCGGTTTTAAATCAGCCTCATGTAGAATGACAGAGGCAAACGAAGCTAATACTGGGAGAACTGCTTTAGGATGGTTCTTAACTAAGTTGAATACATTATGAATCCACCCCTCGAGAGTTCCTTTCGTTTGGAAAGAGTCCAATAATTGCTCCTCTCCAATGTCATTTGGTAATACCTTTAGATTTTTTTCTACCAATGGATGGACAAACCTACCTTTTATTAAACCAATCCTGTCTGTCATCTCAATCTTAGGTATGTCATTCTGCCCTATAAAGAGGTCAAAGTATTCTACAAAGTATTTTGCATTTGTATCATTACAGCTTAATCCCTTATCGGCCAACTTCAATAGTTCCTTCTTTGAGGCCAGTACACCTGCCGAAATAGTCTCGTAGTATAAATCTCCTTTGTTTTCCCAAAATATCTCGTAAAATACGTCATTTCTTTCTGTATGCTTATACATCTTGGTAACAACAGGAGCATTTCTACTTATTTTCTTTAACGACTCTTCTATCCTCCCATTCAGACTCTTATATTCAAGTCGATAAAGCTCATTCTCCACTATCGAGAAGGGATATGGTATCTTCCAGTTTTCTTGTAGTGGTATTTTATCCATCAGCAACCTCCCCATTCTCCATCGAAATAGAAAAGATTGCTTTACTATTTAGCAGAATATACAATAAAGATGTAATACCATTTTTCATTCCTACTAATTCAGTGCCATGAGTTAGTAGGCTTTTTATTTTTTCGTTGTTACTTACCCCAATGATAAAAATCAGTCCCTTCTCTTATAACTCAAAAAATCCCCACCATTATTTCGGACCTCAACATAATACTTATCCATGTATTCCTGGACCTCTTTTTTATTAAAAAGCCATTTTGCACCTAACCGGACTTTTGGAAAGTCATCTTCATATAAAAGGTGTGTGACTATTGTTTTCCAAGACATGTTTAAATAAGCGGACAACTGTTTAGAATTCATGAAGAACACATCTGTCTCTAATTCTTTTAAATGCTCTTCAACTCTTTGAAGATATAATTCTTTTAATTCTTCTTCATCAATTTTTAAAGTAATCAAAAGCAATTCACCCCATTTTTTGTATTTCATGGTTTACAAGAATCCTAAAAAAAATTGCATTCCTTATCATGTTATCCACTACCATGTTTGTATACCATGGTTTACACCTCCTTGTGAATAAGATATACTATGGATAAATCAATATCAAGAAAAAAATGACATTTTTTAAATTTTTTCCTAAGGATGAGTCATATGAACGATTTCGGAAATTATCTAAGAAAACTACGTGGGAAACGTACCTTACGAGAAATGGAGCAGTTAACCGGACTAAGTCACTCTTATTTACACACATTAGAAAAAGGCATTGATCCTCGCTCAAAAAAAGAAAGAAAACCAACGCCTGAAGTTTTACAAAAATTAGCTTCAACGCTATCCATAGATTATTATGAATTACTAGAAAAGGCTGGATATGTTAATAAAAATGATTTTTTCATTCAAGAAACTTCGGAGGGTGTCAAACTTTACACTGGAAATGAGCTAGCCAATAGAGATGCGCCCTATCCTACTCTTTCTGAGAATTCATTACATGCCAGGGAAATCTCACAAGAGACGGAATCATACTTGGATGACCTATCAATATTCCTTAATAAAGATGTTATAACATACTACGGTCATCGGCTTACTAAAGAGGAACGAGATAAAATCTCAGAAATGCTAGAAAGGATGTTCCCTCAGTATGTAAAAAATTAAAATAAGAGATTTATTAAATATCATTGAAAGGAGGTGAAACGATAATGGCTTTTATCCATAAACGCGGAAACAAGTGGGCATATATTGTGAATATCGCAAACGATCCAGCAACCGGAAAACGGCGCCAAATAACGAAGTCCGGATTCAAAACGAAGAAGGAAGCTCAACTAGCTGCAAACAAACTAGAGGAGAGCATACAGAACGGACAAGTAATCAAAGAATCGAACATTACCTTTGAAACATTTGCTAACGAGTGGCTATCCTATTATGCTACTCAAACAAAAGTTAGCAGTGTAAGGGCTCGAAAGATAGCGATGAAGCATCTTATATCTGCTTGGGGACATCTCCCCATTCGGAAGGTTACGAAACACATGTATCAGGCTCGAATCAACGAGTTGAACAAAAAATACAGTCGTAACTACATTGACAGTATTCATACAACGGGAAATATGATATTCAAGCATGCTATACGGCTTGATTTAATCCAACATAACCCTACAGATAGTTTTGTCATGCCGAAAAAACATTTAACGGTAAAGGAAATAGAGGATGAGACACTTCAGGAGAAATTTTTGGAGCTTGATGAGCTTAAAACCTTTCTAAGTCTTACAAGAAAACATGGCTTGGATTTAGATTTGCTCACTTTCGCTACATTGGCATATACAGGGGTTCGTTTAGGAGAGCTTTTAGCACTAAAGTGGAGTGATTTAGACTTCAAGAAAAAGACATTACGGATAACGAAGACCTACTATAACCCCAATAATAAACAAAATGGTTATGAAATTCTTACTCCTAAAACCCAAAAGTCTATTCGGACTATTATGATTGACGATATGCTTATATCCTTATTTAAAGATCTTAAGCATGAACAAAAAAAGTTGATAATGAAACAACGTCCAATATATAAAAACCATGATTTTATCTTTGCAGAAAATCATGGTCATCCAAGAGTTATGAAGAAGGTTATGCTAAGACTACAGCGATTATTGAAATACATGGACACTGATAAGCACATAACACCTCATAGCTTTAGGCATACACACACATCTCTTCTCATCGAAGCTGGTGCAGGAGTTAAAGAGATCCAGGAAAGATTGGGACATGCTGACATAAATACAACCATGAACATCTACGCACACATGACAAAAAATATAGAAGAAAAGACCTCCCGAAAGTTCAGTGAACTTACGAAAGGTCTCCTCTGAAATTCCTGATTTCAGGTCTTCTTATAGTGAAAGTTAGCAAAAAGTTAGCATTTCACTTTTCATAACCTTCCGAATCCCTATATATCAAGGTTTTTGGGGCAAGATTACATCATGCCGCCCATAATACTTACAATTATCCGCTTAATTTTCTTCTCATTAAAACTTTAAGCTGCTTGTAATATTGTTCTTTCCAAAATATAATAATGTATCTCAAACATTCTATTATGAACTATGCTTTAGGTAATATTTCATGAAATACATTGTATTTTTCAATTATATTTAAAAAAGATCCTTTATCTTTTATTTCAAAGTTAAGCTCAGTAAAACAAATTTCATGTGAAATTGTGTAATTGATATCTAATATGACATTGTGGCTATATTCAAAAAAATCCCTGCAATATGGACAAGCTATTTTTTTCATAAAAATTAATTTGCTCCTTTTTAATAAGTGCTAATAAAAAATCCAGCGTAGTCGATTACTTTACTAGTTCTTCATTCCATCAACATCCATTCTAAGCAGCTACATTCTGTTTCTTTTTTGCTCTTCAATTTAAAATCCACTCTATCTACACTTTTTGTGAATCCAATTTCGAAGTTTGAAATACCCTCTTGTTTTGTATGTATTTGAAATAACTCATATATCATACTGAGATAACAAGAAATTTTGAAACTATTGCCTGTTCTACTTCACGTCATGCTTATACAAATCCAAGCGTATTGCAGTAATAAGATAAAGAAACCGTTAGATTTTCCACCGAGTGATACAGAATCATTTATTTCATAGACTTTTCTCCTCTATAAATAATTTGGTTATGTATGACGAATACCAGTTATTAATAGAGTAAGTTATTTTCCATTTTTCATCAAATAGATACCATCTGTTACGTCCTGATTATTATGGTCAGTTACTTCTATCCATACATTCCCCCGCCAGCGGCGCCGCCATATAGTTCTTAGAAAGCATCTGCTGTATATCTTTCTGTTGGTGAAGCACTCAGTCCAGGTTCTTTTTGATGGAATTGCTGTCAAACGTGAAAAAGGATGTACGATAGATATACATAGAAAAGACAGCAATCATACCTGTCAACGTCACAATGAACAAACCTTTTAGGAAAAGGTTTCTTAAACATAGCGAACCTCAGCAGCTTCAAAACTTGAATTAAGAATTGAAATGAGAACAATAGAGCCAATAAAACAAGAATTGGCATACTCTTTTAAACCCACTCTTCCCCATGTTTATGAAACGGAGGTCCTCTTGATAATGGTCATAATGTCCTTCATCAATCATCCTTTGGAATACCCGTTCCCCTTCTTTAACGTTCCTTTTCATGATTTTGCATAATGCCTCTACTCGCAGGAGCAACATTTCTAAAAAACCTTTTTCAATTCTCTTCAAACCATAGGCTTCAAAGAAAACTCCTATTTTTTGCATTCCTTGCCGTATCAATCATAGATGGCATCGCAGATTCCGAATGGGGAAGCATGCTTAAGAAAAGACACACAAGGTATAAAAGCTACTCTAATTGAAATAACTTAGGAAGATATTACTCAGCATGGTCCCGTTTGTATTTCCCTAAGAGTTAGTGATGATTAATTGGCTACAACATTTTTCTACATGTTAAATTGAAAATCACAAAAAAGCCCCCAAAAGGGAGCTACCTAACACCAACATAAAAAATCATCGAAGCATTAATTCTCAAATATCCACCTTGTCACAATCTCATCCAACTGCGTTGCAATCTCTCCAAAAGACCGATTCAAATCCAATGCCCTCACACTAATCTTATTACCACCCATCCTATAATCATGATTCAGGGTAATGTCCTCATCTGTTTTAGCATATAGCAATAACCCGCCCACATTGCCTGTATGATGTCTATCCTTGTTTTTCACATACGTATAAATTTGATAAAGATTATTGGACCTGAGTGTATGGCTGTCAAATTGCGCAATGGTCTGCATCGTTTGTCCATAATATTTCGTATCAATGATCAACGTCTTCTCTCCATACGTAAGCATGATATCGGTCTGCATTGCCGGCAGGAATTCACGGATATCATCGTCTACTTCCCAGGAAATTTGGGAGGGCCTTGCTCGCAGCTCAGGATAATGCTTGCGATAATATTCCAGCACAAACTTCTCAAACAGCCTGGACATTTTCTGATTATCCAAGAATGTGGCGAGCTTTTGGTCGCCCTTTTCCGTTGTCAGAAGCAGTCCATCAAGTACTAAAAAACAGATATTCATAAGCATCCGATAGGATTGGTTGTTCCGATGGTACCTTAGCTGATCCCATCTGATGAATGAAGGCTCAATTTCATCGACATGGCCGAAATAGATTAATACTTTTTTCAGCTTCAATTTATTCTCTCTCTTCACTTCATTGGAGCGAATCAGCAGCATGCTCGTTGTTTTTAAGATTCTGTTCAGCTCGATATTCTCGGACAGTTCGTCAAATTGACAGGCAAGCTGAGCTTTTCGTTGTAGCTTCAACTTGATTGATGAAGACATATCGATTTTTCCGCGCAAGGAGGATAAGGTTTCCTCCTTGTCGACATATTCTCTGTGCAGACCTTGCTTCACCTGGCCCGCAATCCCGATAGCTAGTATAGCAGCGAACAAATCCTGAATATTATCGAACGGTTCCGTTTTGATTTGTTCATACTGTTTCTGTTGCAGGCATTGATAGGCGTAGGAGAGCATATAATAAATGTTTTGGATATAAATCGATTTATCCTTAATCATGTAAAACGCCACGCAAACGGCTTTCCCATTTTCTCACCTTCTCAACCTCATCAAACCAATATTCCCTAAGCATTGGGAGAATATCGTATTCAATCACCTCTGATAGCCATTCTTCCGTACAGTTTGTTTGCCCGCTGAAATAACTATGACCAATACAGAAGCCCGCTCCGAGCGAAGGGTCGCTTGCGATATCTTGGTTAAGCATTTTAATTTCGGCAATCACTTCATCTAGCATTTCATTATCCAAGCCGGTCTGATACTTCTTGAATCCTTCACTGTCAAAAGCAGGTGCCATATCAAAGAAACTGAAGCGACGGCGCAAGGCATAGTCAATCATGGCCAAGCTTCTGTCTGCAGTGTTCATCATCCCAATGATATACAGATTAGCTGGTACTGAGAACGGCAACCCATTATAGGCCATTGTCACTTTTGTGCCCCGATACTCCTTCTCAATCAGCATCAACAGTTCTCCGAATATCTTGCTCAGGTTCCCACGGTTGATTTCATCGATGATGAAGACATATTTATCATCTGGGTTGCTTTCCGCCTTTTTGCAGAATTGATAGAACACACCGTAACGCAGATCAAACCCGTCTCCATGCGGCTTATAGCCCATGATGAAATCTTCATAGGAATAGTTTTGATGGAATTGGATGAACTCTATTCGTTCTTCATCCTCCGTTCCAATCAAAGCATAGGCCAAGCGTTTTGCCGTATACGTTTTCCCTACACCAGGGGCGCCTTGCAGAATGATATTCTTCTTATGCTTGAGCAAGGACATGAGCGTATCATAATGAATCTCATCCAGATACACTTGATCCAAGAAGTCCTCTTTCGTGTAAGCTGGCAATTCCTCTTTCGCTTGCGGGAGAGGATTTTGCTCTCTGATGATATCCATGATTACGTCGTATTCTTCTTTTGTCAGTTTAAATAAGGTACCATTTGGGTTCTGGAAATACTCCATCCCTTCAAGTTCTTTTATACCTTTTAACGTGCTGTAATCAATTGGTTCAGACAAGCTTTCTAGCTTCTCGACTGGCAAATGCTCTCCGTCATTTTCTTGCACAATTCTGCCCAGTGCAACGACTTGTTTGACAGGTGTGGACTCATACCCAATGACATAATCATCTGCGTTTGCATCCAAGAAGTTCTGGAAGATTTTGCGCTTGTTTCCGGTGATGTTATATAGCGTGAAATTCTGCTCCTCTCCAATGCGGAGGCTGCTGAAGCTCCAGGTTTTCGGGTTGGCATTTAGCCACCAATACTGTCTCGTGGAATCTTCGGTCTCTTTCTGCGTATATAAGGGAATTTGGGATAAATCAGTTTTCTCCAGGGCTTCCTTCAGCTCTGGTCTTAATCTCCAAATATAGCTTCCTACTTCATTCTTTGTAGCATTTTTACCGACATAAAGAACGGGCCACCATTTCGAATTGCTATCATCGTCCTTGGTCAATAGAGGACAATTTGTTTCCTTATGAACGCGCTTAGCAAGCGAAGAAGAGCCGATATTGTAAAAGCCTTTGCTTTCCCCATATTTTTGGCTAAGCTCCGTGCACGTAGCCTGCCCTCCATTATCGAGGAGACGTTTCATGATTGTCAGAGAATCATTGGTGAACACCTTTTTATTATGCAGTAGATCCAGCCATTGCTCCGTCGTTATATCCGGATGATAGGATGTTTCTCCCGGCCACCATTCACTATTTTCCGGCTCATACCGGCTGCCGAAATAGATAATATCATCCGTCAAAATATGAAAGGCGTTATCGGGATAATGCTTGTCACCCAGTCGTTGCTGACTCATCTTGCATAATTCCTCATCCTTCATAATGGCAGAACGGATTTCCTCACACATGGAGAAATAAGCCTTAATACTTTCCGTTCTCCCTCTTTTCGGCAACTCAGGGAACTCAATCTTAACCGCCATTTTCTTAAACTTCTGCGGTTTATATAAATAATAGCTATCCGGATAGCGGAAGAATAAATATGTACTGATTGAATTGGCCGTTTGGTAATGCTGCTTCCACGATTCCTCTCCGTACTTCTCTAATAAATTCTGTGATGTTCTTATGAAGGTATCAACCCGTTCCACAACTTCCTTGCTTTCATCAAATAAGTCTAGGAACATTGCCCGAACCGCTTCCGAATCCTTATTAGAGAATTCAATCAGCATGCCTTTCGGAAAATAGTTGCGTGCGGTCAACAAGTTGTCTGCCTTCGCAAATGAATTTGTTAGCATTTCTGTAAAGTTTTCAGCGTTGATATCCCAGCGTTCCTGGAACCACTGGATGGCTTCCCACTTATATACTTCCTCAGAAGAGATTCTGCTGAAATCCTTCTTATAATCACTTATGATTTGTTCCAAAGATTCACTATTCATACTATCTCTCCTCATAAGATGCCTTTATACTTTTATTATATCTTTCTGCATATATTTACTCAAAAAGTCCTGTATTTCCTTTATGACTTTTCATTTAGACTGGTAGTAAATATTCTTTTCGAAAGGACGATCCTATGACCAAAACCAATGAAGCCACACAAAAAAGGCTGAACATGCACGAAGCCCTGAGAGCCGACATGCTGAGCCAATCGTACGTAGAGAAAAATTGCACGCTATCAGTGGTAAAAGCGAATATTTATGCGCTCTTAATTACGCTGCCATTTATTATTCCTTTATATATCCTGTATTTAAGTATATGGGGAGAAACCATCTTTATAGTAGACTTGAAATCTATGGGCATCTTCTTCGCTGCCATCTTTATCTCCATACTCATCC
This genomic window from Pradoshia eiseniae contains:
- a CDS encoding AAA family ATPase is translated as MNSESLEQIISDYKKDFSRISSEEVYKWEAIQWFQERWDINAENFTEMLTNSFAKADNLLTARNYFPKGMLIEFSNKDSEAVRAMFLDLFDESKEVVERVDTFIRTSQNLLEKYGEESWKQHYQTANSISTYLFFRYPDSYYLYKPQKFKKMAVKIEFPELPKRGRTESIKAYFSMCEEIRSAIMKDEELCKMSQQRLGDKHYPDNAFHILTDDIIYFGSRYEPENSEWWPGETSYHPDITTEQWLDLLHNKKVFTNDSLTIMKRLLDNGGQATCTELSQKYGESKGFYNIGSSSLAKRVHKETNCPLLTKDDDSNSKWWPVLYVGKNATKNEVGSYIWRLRPELKEALEKTDLSQIPLYTQKETEDSTRQYWWLNANPKTWSFSSLRIGEEQNFTLYNITGNKRKIFQNFLDANADDYVIGYESTPVKQVVALGRIVQENDGEHLPVEKLESLSEPIDYSTLKGIKELEGMEYFQNPNGTLFKLTKEEYDVIMDIIREQNPLPQAKEELPAYTKEDFLDQVYLDEIHYDTLMSLLKHKKNIILQGAPGVGKTYTAKRLAYALIGTEDEERIEFIQFHQNYSYEDFIMGYKPHGDGFDLRYGVFYQFCKKAESNPDDKYVFIIDEINRGNLSKIFGELLMLIEKEYRGTKVTMAYNGLPFSVPANLYIIGMMNTADRSLAMIDYALRRRFSFFDMAPAFDSEGFKKYQTGLDNEMLDEVIAEIKMLNQDIASDPSLGAGFCIGHSYFSGQTNCTEEWLSEVIEYDILPMLREYWFDEVEKVRKWESRLRGVLHD
- the mcrC gene encoding 5-methylcytosine-specific restriction endonuclease system specificity protein McrC, with the translated sequence MIKDKSIYIQNIYYMLSYAYQCLQQKQYEQIKTEPFDNIQDLFAAILAIGIAGQVKQGLHREYVDKEETLSSLRGKIDMSSSIKLKLQRKAQLACQFDELSENIELNRILKTTSMLLIRSNEVKRENKLKLKKVLIYFGHVDEIEPSFIRWDQLRYHRNNQSYRMLMNICFLVLDGLLLTTEKGDQKLATFLDNQKMSRLFEKFVLEYYRKHYPELRARPSQISWEVDDDIREFLPAMQTDIMLTYGEKTLIIDTKYYGQTMQTIAQFDSHTLRSNNLYQIYTYVKNKDRHHTGNVGGLLLYAKTDEDITLNHDYRMGGNKISVRALDLNRSFGEIATQLDEIVTRWIFEN
- a CDS encoding DUF927 domain-containing protein; amino-acid sequence: MDKIPLQENWKIPYPFSIVENELYRLEYKSLNGRIEESLKKISRNAPVVTKMYKHTERNDVFYEIFWENKGDLYYETISAGVLASKKELLKLADKGLSCNDTNAKYFVEYFDLFIGQNDIPKIEMTDRIGLIKGRFVHPLVEKNLKVLPNDIGEEQLLDSFQTKGTLEGWIHNVFNLVKNHPKAVLPVLASFASVILHEADLKPIVVDVSGTSSTGKSGLMRMCASVWGEPEKYVGTFNTTLVAIERRSTFLNSFPHILDDSNGANDSRFIQPMIYQYVNNTGKQRGSINGSQRTDSWSSLMITSGENEIVTYANAQGVPARVILITQFAFENVEADFLNKLYKSVKNNYGIIGIEFLKRWKSSRERYLNKFLEYEKEYLEVSNDNAVLKRLSRHYAFIVFTGHVLNELFRQEGFQVDLKALQQLYIEMNKLNNSADMPLLELQNALEEIDANRNKLYSDFEPHGSINAFYHNGEFYFAPAYLKERLGANEKQIRYLWMKRGFIMKFSNRGNDVDYKVIKKNKRSFRAVQVNKDIISKLGFDFS
- a CDS encoding helix-turn-helix domain-containing protein, whose product is MKYKKWGELLLITLKIDEEELKELYLQRVEEHLKELETDVFFMNSKQLSAYLNMSWKTIVTHLLYEDDFPKVRLGAKWLFNKKEVQEYMDKYYVEVRNNGGDFLSYKRRD
- a CDS encoding helix-turn-helix domain-containing protein; its protein translation is MNDFGNYLRKLRGKRTLREMEQLTGLSHSYLHTLEKGIDPRSKKERKPTPEVLQKLASTLSIDYYELLEKAGYVNKNDFFIQETSEGVKLYTGNELANRDAPYPTLSENSLHAREISQETESYLDDLSIFLNKDVITYYGHRLTKEERDKISEMLERMFPQYVKN
- a CDS encoding site-specific integrase, whose product is MAFIHKRGNKWAYIVNIANDPATGKRRQITKSGFKTKKEAQLAANKLEESIQNGQVIKESNITFETFANEWLSYYATQTKVSSVRARKIAMKHLISAWGHLPIRKVTKHMYQARINELNKKYSRNYIDSIHTTGNMIFKHAIRLDLIQHNPTDSFVMPKKHLTVKEIEDETLQEKFLELDELKTFLSLTRKHGLDLDLLTFATLAYTGVRLGELLALKWSDLDFKKKTLRITKTYYNPNNKQNGYEILTPKTQKSIRTIMIDDMLISLFKDLKHEQKKLIMKQRPIYKNHDFIFAENHGHPRVMKKVMLRLQRLLKYMDTDKHITPHSFRHTHTSLLIEAGAGVKEIQERLGHADINTTMNIYAHMTKNIEEKTSRKFSELTKGLL